In Lonchura striata isolate bLonStr1 chromosome 3, bLonStr1.mat, whole genome shotgun sequence, the sequence CGGCTAATGGCGGGCGGCGAGGGGCGGCGCGGCATGTCCGGGGCCGTGCTTCTTGCGTGCTTCTGCTTCCTGCCGGGGCGTGTTTGAACGTGTGGGGGTGGGCGGGTGAGTGCTCGCCTCCTCGGTGGCACCTTCTTCGCGCCGCTGTGCCTTCAGCCGCCCGCGCTTCAAGGTCGCTGTGCCGcggggaaggaggagcagggggctgggagggctccGGGGTGCGGGAGGGGTGGGTGGTCGGCCGGGTTACACCTGTCAGGGTCATGGGGTTGGGCGGGGGTGGGAGCATCTCCTCTCCGAGTTACAGCTTTGTGGCCGCTCAAACCAGTGAGGTATTTTGGTATAAAACATGAGTATACGTGCGAAATCCCATGGAAAgtatgttgggtttttttttccaccttcttATTATACGAGGATTAGTTAATTGCTCCCTTTGTAATGGTGCCGCTTCTGAATACTATAAGGTGGTCAGGCAAAGCTGAACAAAGGTAAAGTGGTTTCAGGAGCTGCACACCTTGCTTTGCCTGCAATTTCAAAGTTCTGTATTACCTTGGGAGCTCAGCTACTCATTGAATTTTATTAACTATGGGGAGGAAGGTGTATTTTGAACCTGCTTTTGGGCTTCAGATGCTTACCATCTGGGCACTAGTGCTTGTAATTAGATAATTAGATAAAGCTTTGTTGTGTTTAAGATTTAGCATGCCAAAGCTCGAAGACAATGCAGCaattaacatttcaaaatgTCTGAATTGAGGTGCGTTTTTGTTCACAAAGTAAGGCTTTTTGTTTAGTGTTTTAGTCATCTGCTGCACTGCAATTAAAGGTATTAACATTCAGCTTCATGTATTCATTGTTGTTATTACAgagtaaggaaaaaatatttctagaatatgtttaaaataataaattatcttTACCTAGGTAGATGCCAGTTTGCAATGAGTCTTAAAACCTTCTGGAAGGACAACAAAGTTCTGATTGTTATGGGAGCTAGCCTGGGGCTAGTGCACTGGGGCTGGTATTACTTGAAGTCCAGTCCTATTTTCGAAGTGAAGACAGAGGATTTTTCTCCAGAACGTGACATTCTGACATTCATGATGCAAAGCATTcgcaaaagcaaagaaaaatagcaTTAGTACTTTGATTTTTGGGTAAGTTGCCTAATTAGTTGTGTCTGTGTTTATGAGGCAGAGGATGAATTAATTGAGAATTTTTAAACATACAGCCTTGGTATTCTAACTTTAGTCTTTCAGAGCTTTATTCTACTTTGCAACTGAGTTAATTTTTTGTACCTACATGGACCCAAAAAGTGCATCATAAATTTCAAAAACTACTGCTAAATCCCACACGATGAGCTCAGTTAAGTGAGGGTATTATGTGtcttaaagatattttaaaacaagCTCCAGTAACTTCAGGACGGCAATGAAACTCATGTGACTGGATTTATAACAGTGTCCTTTCAGGTTTAAAACTGCCCAGAAATAATTCTGACTGTACAAAGTAACATATTATGACTGAGTAGGGATAGTGATTACAACAGAGAATGAAACAAAAGGAAGTACGAGTGTAAATACTGTAGAGTTTGCATAGAAATGTAAATAAGCGTTGATTTAAGTTTTACTGTTATAAGAACTGAAAAACTTTCTTTGCGGGCCTCTTGAAATAAGAAACCTTGTTTGAACATCAAAAGCTGTTGTTTCTGTTGCCTGGCAAGTACTGCTGACTAGTTGAGTTCTTTTGTTCTTGAGTAAAATCAGGTGACTATCACTGTAGTTTTGGTACTTCAGTGCAATTCAATGAAGTTGATGGTAGCCTGCTACTTACAGACCTGCTGATAACAGTACAGACCAGAGGTCAGAATTGAAGTTATTAATAGACAGGTATAATTGGTGCGCTCTCTGTGTTTGTAGTAAAATCATATTAGTAGATTTTCTCAGTTAAAAATGAGAGTGCATAGGCCAGTGGAGGTTCAACAAAGCCCtgaccccagcccaggacaaTGCTGTGTCCTGCGCTGGGGTC encodes:
- the LOC144246043 gene encoding uncharacterized protein LOC144246043; protein product: MSLKTFWKDNKVLIVMGASLGLVHWGWYYLKSSPIFEVKTEDFSPERDILTFMMQSIRKSKEK